ATCATCTTCCAACTTCTGCATGCCCGTAGCTCTCCAGTTATATCCTGGACACTGGGATTAGGTCATCTGCCTTGATTACTCCCGGTCCCATTAGACTAGATGCCTGTAGAAGGCAGGGTCCTGGCAAAATATCAAtgtattcaatttcttttatttttttgcgaCAGACTTGCCCTGTCccgcaagctggagtgcagtggtgagatcatagctcactgcagcctccatatcctgggctcaagtgatcctctcacctcagcttcttgaTTAGCTCTGACTACAGggctgtgccaccacacctggacagtttgtttgtttgtttgtttattgagacagagtcttgctctgcctctcaggctggaatggaatggcccaatctcgactcactgcaacctccgcctcctgggtttacacaattcttatgcttcagcctcctgagtagctaggactaacgGGTATGCCAGCGCACCAGGCcgattttcgtatttttagtatagatggggtttctccgtgttgaccaggctggtctccaactcctggtcgcaagcgatccacctgcttcagccttccaaattgctgggattgcaggcatgagccaccgcgtctggcatATTTCTTATATTGTTAATAGAGacgagggtcttgctatgttgcccaggcccatctcaaactcctggcctcaagtgatcctcctgcttgggcctcccaatgtgctgggattccaggcgtaagccaccatactCGGCCACCAGTTGGGTTTTTGTCTCCATCCTGAAGGGGTGAGAGACGCCCTTGATCAGGTCTCTGTTCAGCAGAGCCCTCCTGAGGAAGGCGTGGCTCTCTGCAGGGTGGGTGCCACTCCTGAGCTAGGGACGGTCCCTTACTTTCCTCTCTGGGAAGCTGACCTCAGCCGGAGGTCTCTCCTGGTGGTGCCCCTGAGCAGCAACCTGATTTCTGTCCTCAGCTATCTGGCCAATGACATGGAGGAGGACGACGAGGCCCCCAAAGAAAACATCTTTTACTTCCTGTACGGGAAGACCCGCTCTCACGTACCCTTGCTCCGTAAGCGTCGGTTCCGGTTATGCCGTTCCATGAACTGGAGGGCCAGGAAGAACCGCTCTCAGATAGCCTTGTTCCAGAAACTTCGGTTCCAGTTCTTCTGTTCCATGCGCTGCAGGGCTTGGGTTTCCCCGGAGGAGTtggaggaggtgggtggggcctggggaggtggaggaggtggggaggaatTGTGTGGGCTGGAGGCTGGATAAGGGGAGAGAGGGGTATCCCAGGGAGTCCCCGTCTTCTCAAAGGGCGTTTGTTTTTCCAGATCCAGGCTTATGACCCAGAGCACTGGGTATGGACGCGAGATCGCGCCCGCCTTTCCTAGAGCTCCAGGGACCGTGGAGGCCTGAGGTCATCGGCCTGAGAGAAGGTACATCTGCATCCTCCGGGGTAAAGGCAGAATATTAGGGTCTATTTTGGAAATCCGAGGAACCCAATTGCTTGATCCGGcttcaagcctgggcaacgtggcgagatcccctctccacaaaaatacaaaaattagccaggcgatgTGGGAAGCATCTCtactcccaactactcaggaggctgaggcgggaggatggctggagCATGGGAAGTCAGGGCTGCACGGAGccctgatcctgccactgcactccagcccaggagacagagtgagaccctgactcaaaaataatCAATCATAATTACTGAGTTCGAGGAGGTTCATTATGATTGATGCACTTGAGTTCCGATTTGGGTCGAGGGTTCAGTGAAGCTTTGGTTTACGTCTTGTGCAGCTAACCACGTTGAGCACAGAGCATGAGACTTCATCATGAGGACGTAGGATTAGGGATTAGGCTTCTGGACTCGTGGTTCGTGATGTTGTCACATTAGAAACACATCTAGCATGGTTACAAGTTTAGATCTTAAGTGACACAAAAGGCCCCAGCTGTGATGAAGTCCAAAGCCACATTCTCTGAGGGCGCCCTACTCCCTGGGCAGACCCACCCAAAGTCCTCGCTATGAAGCAGATCACTGGGGCTGACCTTGGGAGTATTAAGTGAGTTTTGGAGTCATGGTCACCAAAGTGCGAGTATCACAGTTGAACACGATGGTTCAGAAGCAGGGTACAGAATGAAAGGCAGGAGATAAAATTGCTCTGAACTCTAGTTAGACTTGACATGGGACGTGAATAACCTTCCTGTCTAGAGAGCTGCCTCCTTGAAGTGTGACAGCGTCTCTCTCACTTCCAGAACACCGGGCCCAGGGGAGATGTGGATTTTCCGCAGGAACTTTATTCCAATGCTCATGGCAGACaccaggaaggaggagaggagccGTTTGTGCAGATCATCTGGAAGAACCTGGACCGTTCTTGATGGAGGCTGAATACAGTGATCACGTTGTCCTCCTAGGagcaggggtggagggtggggggtggggtacTTCTAGGAGTCCTTGGAGAAAAGTAAGAAACCAGGAGTGTTTCCAGTTCCACCCTTTCCTGCGGCACCACCTCCCTTTTCATGTTGCTGAATTCCAACCTCCCTGGAGGTCCTGTTTCTTAGGGACTTGGTTGCCACAGTCCAGGAGGATTTGAACACACAATGCAGGGGCTCAGATTGGCACAGAATTCTTCATGAAATATGAGTGCCATAGACTGTAACGGATAGCTTCGTGCACACTATGcattttattggtttgtttggaAAATGTTAGCCATTGAATTATTAATAGGTTTATTTCAAATAGTTAGGAAATTGTACTTTTGAAAACATGCTCTTCCTGTATAGTTTTTTGATGAGAGTTATagctattatatatacataaagataattttttcatttttaagagtgAATTCTTTTTATCCTAAatcttttattatctttaaatttttttctgtattattataTGTGCTCCTGAAGCGAGCACTCTTTTTATCTATGATACTTCCATAATAATCTCTTCTATTTATAGCTATTGGTAGTTGTCCTAAATTCTAGtcatagaaatttttatttgctgtttaGGTTTGTGACTGCATTGTGAGAATTCAGTTATGATTTTTAGTATGTCTTAGATATATATACTAACATGTCTAATATATACTATctattttattggtttattttgaaaaagattggcaaagaattatttaaatattattttatttaactgtttattaaatattaatttatttaaatattactttaaatattattttaaatattgtggaAATACTGGTATTTTTGAATAGACGCTGTTTCTATAAAGTTATGTGATGGGTGTTAGAACtgttatatacacataaatataattttgttttcctttttaagagtGGATTCTTTTTATCATAAATCTTTTACCTTTCAATCTTTGTATCATTACACGTGCTGCTGAAAGAAGCATACTTTTTATCTATGATACTTAGTTCatatgtatattacatttataGCTATGTGGTAGTTCCCCTAAATTcttgtgaaaataaatgtttatttgataTTTAGTGTATGTTTGAAATGTGAGAATTCAGATGTAATTTTTTACCTTGTATTGGCATGTTTGTATGTTACTTTAAAGAGGATGTGTGTTCTAAAGGAGGGCATGAACTGTGTGTTTTCAAGAGAACAAGAGAGTGCGTCTCTTGGGGAAACGTAATAAAGATGAACTTTTCtcaccttcacagtgagtgtgaCCATATTGGTCGGGATTGATTATTTGCTGTCAAGTGACATTTTTCCTTAATGAGGTTGTacttatttgaacatttttattagcTCTGGAAGATAATCCTGTGTTGTTTTTTATGTAGACAAAAACATAAGGCTGAGTGCAGTGCTCACACCTACAATACCAGCAGTTTTGGAGGTCatggcgggaggatcacttgaggccacatAGCATCtacatctatttttaatttttattttttaaagaaaaacaatagaagagAAGGCTGATCCCAAGctacagggttttttttgtttgtttgctttggagacagagtctcgctctgtgtcccaggctggagtgcagtggtacaacctcgGCTCCCTGTAACTTTCACCTCCGGATTCAagcgaattctcctgcctcagcctctcaagtagctgggactacaggcacctgcctgtACGTCTGATTAACTTTTGTAAAaatagtagagacaaggtttcactatgttggccaggctggtttccaagtcctgacttcaagtgatccacccgtctcaacctcttgggttcaagcaattctcctgcctcagcatcccaagtagctgggactaaaggtatgTGCTTCtgtacctggataatttttgtatttttaggagagattgaatttcactatgttggccaggctggcctcaaactgttgacctcaagtgatctgtctgcctcggcctcccaaagtgcagggattacaggcatgagccactgtacccagcctaggatttctttgtcttcttccagtAAATGTTAGTTCAAGCTCTCCTCTCCCCACTGTTGTTTCTTATTGAGTCCCTCAACAATCCTCTAAAAACCATATTATAGATCTAAAATTGCTTTTCAATTCTGGAATTCAAAAAGGTCtggaggctgggtgaggtggctcactctggtaatcccagcaatttgggaggctgaggcaggaggagggctgGAAGTCggatgttcaagaccagcctgagcaacatagcaagatccttgTCTctacatctctacaaacaaaaaattagctgggtgtggtggcattcaCATGTAGTttcagctacgcaggaggctgaggcaggaggattgtttgagcccaggagttggaggatgcagtgagctatgattgcaccactgcactctagcctgggtgacagagtcagactctgtctcttaaaaaagaagaggaggcaCGGGTGGGCATggtgttcacgcctgtaatcccagctctttgggaggccgaggtgggtggatcacttgagctcaggagtccaagaccagcctgaccaacatggtgaaaccctgcctctactaaaaatacaaaaattagttgggggaTGGTGGCGcaagtctataatcccagctactcgggaggctgaggcaggagaattgcttgaacctgggaggcggaggttgcagtgaactgagattgtgccattgcactctgcactccagcctgggtggcagagtgagactccatctcaaaaaaaaagaaggggagatTGAGACATTCAGATAGAGACACCAGGGGTGTGTGCACAGGGGAAAGACCATGTGAGAAgccagcaagaaggtggccatctgcaagccaaggagagaggcttcaggagaaaccacccctgccaacatcttgatcttggacttccagcctccagagctgtgagaaaagaaatttctgttgtttaagccacctggtctgtggtattttgttatagcagcctgagcaaactaatacagcatcTCAAAGATGCCTCTAACCCAACTCCATTCCCACACTAAGTCAGAGTGTTTAGCAGAGGGTTAGTATTTGCCTGCAGAGCATGAAGGGCTCTTCCTGACTCACTGTGAGGAATGCTTTGGGTTAAAAGATTGTACTTTTCTGAGTTCAGCTGAAAGGTGGAGGGCTcagtgaggtggctcacatctgtaattccaacacttcgggaggccgaggtgggaggatcacttgagcccaggaggttgagagcagcttaagcaacatagtaagaccctgtttctcaacacacacatgcacgcacacatgcacgcacgcacgcgcAGGTGTGGGGGTatgtgcctgcagttccagctacttgggaggctgaggtgggtggattgcttgaggcaaggagtttgagacaagcctggtcaacatagtgacaccccatcaTCCcccaaaatcatttttctttgttttgagacacagtctcactctattgccgaggctgcagtgcagtggtgtgatctcacctccctgcaacctccgccttcacGGACGGTGAATGTCAGTAAACATTCGGCAGAAAAGCTCTGCCAAATTGAGTGCTCTGATGTGACTTTTTTGTCAAGTCAGTGTTCCTGGGATCTCTTGTACATGATAATCACACTCTTGTACATGATAATCTCACTCCTGTAAGGTTTCCTAGTTTCTGCTTGCCCTAGTTTTCTTTCCCATCCTGATCCCTCTCCCACCAGACTGGACTCTGAAATGGGCATGTACAGAGAAGAGGAGACCCCAACATGCTTCAGGCTTTGAGTGGAGAGGACACAGCCTCTGCTGGGACAGGGAACAGAGGGATGCGGAGACCCCGAAGATGCTTTTGGACAATGGCCTGAGGTTGGGACAGTGCCAGGAGataccattcattcactcaggaTCTCCAGAACAAGAGATCAGCCTGGCAGTTACATGTGTTTTTCTTCAAACTGGTTGCCAGGTAGGAATGACCGATGACATCAGAGATTCCGACCTTCCTGATTGGAAGAACCGGACTCTGTCGGCTCCTGGAAGTTCAGGTGGACATCTTCTCAGAGCTGTTTTCCACCCCTGACTTCTCCAAGCCTTGAGAATTGATAACACACTCTTTTGGATCCTAGCAGTGCCCACAAGAAGGCCATGGACAGAACAGAGACTAGTTTCCATGAGAGGGGACAGATTATGGGAAAGATCACGGCCAGCCATCAACCGCACCCCCAGGATGAGCAGAGCCCCCAGTGGAGCACCTCGGGGTACCCCCTCCAGGAGGTGGTAGATGATGAAGTGTCCGGACCATCAGGTGAGGGGACTGGAGGAAGAAGAGGTGGGATAGGATTGACTAAGACGAACGaagggggccgggtgcagtggctcacacctgtaaccacaacactttgggaggccgaggtgggccgatcacctgaggtcaggagttcaagaccagcctggccaatatggtgaaaccccatcactactaaaagtacaaaaattagccaggcagtagtggtgcgtgcctgtaatcccagctaattaggaggctaagacaggagaatcgcttgagcctgggaggaagaggttgcagtgagctgagatcgtgctactgcactccagtctgggtgagagactgagacgctgtcttaaaaaaaaaaaaaaaaagggtcggAGGTCAGGAAGCAGAACCTGAGGAGGGTGTGTGGGAAGAATGGAGAAATTcagtccgggtgcagtggctctcccctgtaatcccagcactttgggaagccaaggcaggcagatcacttgaggccaggagtttgagaccagcttggtcaacatggtgaaaccccgtctctactaaaagtacaaaatggaTCTGGGCAttatggcaggcacctgtaatcccagctacctgagaggctgaggcaggagaataactggAATCCGGgagatggatgttgcagtgagctgagattgcaccactacacactagcctgggcaacaagcaagaatctgtctcgaaacaaaaaaaaaaaaggagggactGAGAGAGCCAGGGACCAGGGAAAGACATGAGGCAGTGTTCTGAGGACAGAAAGATGGAAgaatggggaggggaaggagcgGCACGTGGGGTTAAGCAGAGGAGAAAGTCGGAAAGGTGGCTTGGAGAAGCCAGCAGTCTGCGAGTCTAGGGAGGATGCAGAGGGGTTGGGGGTTTGGGGTCAGGCTCTAAGGTGATCAGTTGCAGAAGCATTACACGGTGGCCTGGTTTCTTTACTCAGCCCCTGGGGTAGATCACAGCCCCCCAGGTAGGTccttttgctggaaaaggaagagggAGTGGTCAGACGAATCTGAGGAGTCGTCGTCGGAGGAGCCACAGAAGGAGCTCGTCCCTGAGCCTGAGGAGACCTGGGTGGCGGAGACACTGTGTGGCCTTAAGATGAAGCTGAAGCGACGGCGAGTGTCGCTCGTGCTCCCTGAGCACCACGAGGCCTTCAACAGGCTGCTTGGTAGGAGGACACCCCAGAGAGCACCTCCAACCCTGTTCTTTCTAAAAAGAGGAAACTTCAATAACCACACTTTTCCAATGGGAAAAATATGCCCCAGTGGGTGGGCTCTCCATGCGGGAGGACTCAGAAGTGATCACTCATGAGGGACACTTAGGAGATGACACAGGATTAGGTAGACTTGATAAAGGTCAGCGCTTGGGATAAGAAAGCTTggtttcagccaggtgtggtggctcccacctgagatcccagcacattgggaggctgaggcaagaggattgcttgaactcaggactttgaggctgcagtgagctatgactgcaccactgcactccagcctgggtgacagagcaaaaccctgtctcaaaagaaaaaccaaggctgggcacagtagctcatgcctgtagtcccagctactcgggaggctgagacaagggaatcgcttaaacccgggaggcagaggttgcagtgagctgagatctcaccactgcattccagcctggctcacatagcgagactctgtctcaaaataaattaataaataaaaataaaaatcaaataaagaaaaaatcgaTAAACAAAGTGGTTTCAGCTGTGCCCTCTGAAACTTAATGTCTCTTACTGACTCTTCTAAACCTAAGTGTCTCCATCCATAGTGGGGGATACCAAGGCCATGGTCACACCCTGATGTGACTGTCTCATGAGGAAATGATGGGAATTCCTTTATGACTCTGCAGTGGTTCCTCCGTGTCTGCTGGAGGGGGTCCTGGCTTATTCCCAGCTCTACCTCCTGTAGATTCTCACACCCAGGGCCTCCTTTGGTCTCTTCTCAGGGGAGTCTCAGAGCAGGAGCCTCTCTCCCTTGCCCAGTGAAAGTCATTCTCCCCTCTCCCATCCACCTCACGTGTGGCCACAATCCTGAGACTTCCCCCCGGGAGGCACACTTCTCCTCGCTGCCCTGCTGCTCCCACAGAAACCCTGTCCTGCTTCTTACGCTGACATCTGCTCTCTAATCACAGAGGATCCTGTCATTAAAAGATTCCTGGCCTGGGACAAAGATCTGAGGGTGTCAGACAAGGTAAGGTTGTTCTCCATGTAACTGTTCCTGTTCCAACGCATGCCTGGGGAGAGGGTTCAGCTTCCAAACCCAGAGTTCTCCCTCCACCATCTCCCACCAGATGCTcctacagtctttttttttttttttttttttttggtgagacagagtcttgcttgttgcccaggctggagggcagtgtcttgatcttgactcactgcagccgacgcctcccaggttcaagcgattctcccacctcagcctccaagcagctgggattaaagacatgaaccaccacgcctggctaatttttgtgtttttagtagagacggggttttgccatgttggccaggttggtcctgaacacctgacctcaggggatccacctgccttggcctcccaaagtgctgagattatagacatcagccactgtgcctgaccagctGCCACGGTCTTGAGTCTTGGCACccacaaatttttttcttctgagacagagtctagctctgctccccaggatggagtgcagtggcatgatcaaagctcattgcaacctctaattcctgggctcaagcaatcttctttcctcagcctcctgaggagctgggactaggcacatgccaccatgctcaactaatttttgaaatctttgtagaaacagggtcttgctatgttgcccaggttgttctccAACTGtcgggctcatgtgatcctcctatctccacctctcaaagtactgggatcagaGGCTTCAGCTGCCACTCCCGGCTATTCTTGGTCTTTTATGATTTGTCAGCATCTCCCTCAGGACTCTGCTGGTCTCTTGCAGAGTGAATGAATGGCCCCTGCCTCTCCTATGGGTCCTTTGGGATCTGAGCTCTGGGCCACAGTCTGGCTGCAGCCCTGAAACGCCTGGCCCCTCTACTCTCAGCTCTTTGGGACAGTTCTCTGCCTGGCACACAAAAGGCCCTCCTGACACCAGCCGACCTAGACACACCCCCTCCAAAGATCCCATCGGAGCCCACCATCCCGGGAGCATCACCCAAAACCCTTCCTCAGGCTTCTCGGATTTGCATCCGACCTTCGAATACCCCTCCACCCCGCAATTTCCAAATGAGTACAGTCACCCCAATACTGAGGTCCCTTCTCTGATGGGCAGTCCCTCCCCAGACCCTCATCTCCCCTCTCCACAATCTTCCTCTTCCAAGATGtgacctctccctctctctgttcctttctctccatCAGTATCTCCTGGCTATGGTCATAGCGTATTTTAGCCGggccggcctcctctccgggcaaTACCAACGCATCCACTTCTTCCTGGCTCTGTGAGTGGTTTGCTGCCTCCTAGCCATCAACACCCAACGCCCTGGGACAGCGGGGGAAGTGGGATTCCAgcctttcctttattctttcaccTGTTTGTCCTCTTTACTCTGTGTACAAAAAAGACAGGATTATACTATCTTAGACTGTTGTTTCTAAAAAGAAACTCAtgctgggcgtgctggctcacgactgtaatccccgcacgttgggaggccgaggcaagcggatcacctgtggtcaggagttcgagaccagcctggcccacgtggccaaaccccgtctctactaaaaatagaaaaattagctgggtgtggtggtgtgcacctgtaatcccagctgctcgggaggcttaggcaagagaaccctttgaacccaggaggtggaggctgcagtaagctaaggttgagccactgcactccagcctgggcgacagagcaagactccgcctccaaaaaaaaaaaaaaaaaaaaaaagccaaaaaaacaaactcCAATGCCAGtatacaaataaaagaataaaacaaaaggaagaataaactgctcctaaggggaaaagaaaaggagtggaGGAGCGGACATGACGCTTCCTCCAGCAAGCAGATGTTTCtggttcctttctctctctcattcccacATCAACCGCAAATGCCATCGACCTCCTCTGGGTTCCCATGACAGAGGCCACAGTTCAGGCCCCCCTCGCATCACTCGAATCCACTGTCAAACGCACCCTGATGGGGTCTCCTGGAGTCTCTCCCCAAGCCAGGGGGCTTCGTAGTGCAGCCTGAGCATCTTTCCAAAGCACGACAATCTCACTGCCCACCTGAACAACTTCCTTAGCTGATGTCTTTCTCTATCGAGGCCAGGGTCCACAGTGCCAATTCCACCCTCTCTACAATCTCTACAAGCACACTGGCTCGCCATCTTGGTGTTTCCTGGCGTGGCTTCACTGCTCCTTCCAAATGCCCTCCACTCgactttgtgtttgtgttttctgtCTGGGTGTCTCGCACACATGCGGTTCTGAAGGGAAGGACTCATTCCTTGAAGTCAATTCACCCCACAGCCTCTGTGATGCCTTCCATCATCTTCCAACTTCTGCATGCCTGTAGCTCTCCAGTTACATCCTGGACACTGGGATTAGGTCATCTGCCTTGATTACTCCCAGTCCCATTAGACTAGATGCCTGTAGAAGGCAGGGTCCTGGCAAAATATCAAtgtattcaatttcttttatttttttgagacagacttgcCCTGTCccgcaagctggagtgcagtggtgagatcatagctcactgcagcctccatatcctgggctcaagtgatcctcccacctcagcttcttgattAGCTCTGACTACAGGgctgtgccaccatacctggacagtttgtttgtttgtttgtttattgagacagagtcttgctctgcctctcaggctggaatggagtggcccaatctcgactcactgcaacctccgcctcctgggttcacacaattcttatgcttcagcctcctgagtagctagggctaacGGGTATGCCAGCGCACCAGGCcgattttcgtatttttagtatagatggggtttcttcgtgttgaccaggctggtctccaactcctggtcgcaagcgatccacctgcttcagccttctaaagtgctgggattacaggcatgagccaccgcgtctggcatATTTCTTATATTGttaatagagatgagggtcttgctatgttgcccaggcccatctcaaactcctggcctcaagtgatcctcctgcttcagcctcccaaggtgctgtgattccaggtgtaagccaccacactcggccaccAGTTGGGTTTTTGTCTCCATCCTGAAGGGGTGGGAGACGCCCTTGATCAGGTCTCTGTTCAGCAGAGCCCTCCTGAGGAAGGCGTGGCTCTCTGCAGGGTGGGTGCCACTCCTGAGCTAGGGACGGTCCCTTACCTTCCTCTCTGGGAAGCTGACCTCAGCCGGAGGTCTCTCCTGGTGGTGCCCCTGAGCAGCAACCTGATTTCTGTCCTCAGCTATCTGGCCAATGACATGGAGGAGGACGACGAGGCCCCCAAAGAAAACATCTTTTACTTCCTGTACGGGAAGACCCGCTCTCACATACCCTTGCTCCGTAAGCGTCGGTTCCGGTTATGCCGTTCCATGAACTGGAGGGCCAGGAAGAACCGCTCTCAGATAGCCTTGTTCCAGAAACTTCGGTTCCAGTTCTTCTGTTCCATGCGCTGCAGGGCTTGGGTTTCCCCGGAGGAGTtggaggaggtgggtggggcctggggaggtggaggaggtggggaggaatTGTGTGGGCTGGAGGCTGGATAAGGGGAGAGAGGGGTATCCCGGGGAGTCCCCGTCTTCTCAAACGGCGTTTGTTTTTCCAGATCCAGGCTTATGACCCAGAGCATTGGGTATGGGCGCGAGATCGCGCCCGCCTTTCATAGAGCTCCAGGGACCGTGGAGGCCTGAGGTCATCGGCCTGAGAGAAGGTACATCTGCATCCTCCGGGGTAAAGGCAGAATATTAGGGTCTATTTTGGAAATCCGAGGAACCCAATTGCTTGATCCGGcttcaagcctgggcaacgtggtgagatcccctctccacaaaaatacaaaaattagccaggcgataTGGGAAGCATCTCtactcccaactactcaggaggctgaggcgagaggatggcTGGAGCATGGGAAGTCAGGGCTGCACGAAGccctgatcctgccactgcactccagcccgggagacagagtgagaccctgcctcaaaaataatcataattactGAGTTCGAGGAGGTTCATTATGATTGATGCACTTGAGTTCCGATTTGGGTCGAGGGTTCAGTGAAGCTTTGGTTTACGTCTTGTGCAGCTAACCACGTTGAGCACAGAGCATGAGACTTCATCATGAGGATGTAGGATTAGGGATTAGGCTTCTGGACTCGTGGTTCGTGATGTTGTCACATTAGAAACACATCTAGCATGGTTACAAGTTTAGATCTTAAGTGACACAAAAGGCCCCAGCTGTGATAAGTCCAAAGCCACATTCTCTGAGGGCGCCCTACTCCCTGGGCAGACCCACCCAAAGTCCTCGCTATGAAGCAGATCACTGGGGCTGACCTTGGGAGTATTAAGTGAGTTTTGGAGTCATGGTCACCAAAGTGCGAGTATCACAGTTGAACACGATGGTTCAGAAGCAGGGTACAGAATGAAAGGCAGGAGATAAAATTGCTCTGAACTCTAGTTAGACTTGACATGGGACGTGAATAACCTTCCTGTCTAGAGAGCTGCCTCCTTGAAGTGTGACAGCGTCTCTCTCACTTCCAGAACACC
This DNA window, taken from Pongo pygmaeus isolate AG05252 chromosome 6, NHGRI_mPonPyg2-v2.0_pri, whole genome shotgun sequence, encodes the following:
- the LOC129040035 gene encoding speedy protein E18-like isoform X1; the encoded protein is MDRTETSFHERGQIMGKITASHQPHPQDEQSPQWSTSGYPLQEVVDDEVSGPSAPGVDHSPPGRSFCWKRKREWSDESEESSSEEPQKELVPEPEETWVAETLCGLKMKLKRRRVSLVLPEHHEAFNRLLEDPVIKRFLAWDKDLRVSDKYLLAMVIAYFSRAGLLSGQYQRIHFFLALYLANDMEEDDEAPKENIFYFLYGKTRSHIPLLRKRRFRLCRSMNWRARKNRSQIALFQKLRFQFFCSMRCRAWVSPEELEEVGGAWGGGGGGEELCGLEAG
- the LOC129040035 gene encoding putative speedy protein E7 isoform X2 → MDRTETSFHERGQIMGKITASHQPHPQDEQSPQWSTSGYPLQEVVDDEVSGPSAPGVDHSPPGRSFCWKRKREWSDESEESSSEEPQKELVPEPEETWVAETLCGLKMKLKRRRVSLVLPEHHEAFNRLLEDPVIKRFLAWDKDLRVSDKYLLAMVIAYFSRAGLLSGQYQRIHFFLALYLANDMEEDDEAPKENIFYFLYGKTRSHIPLLRKRRFRLCRSMNWRARKNRSQIALFQKLRFQFFCSMRCRAWVSPEELEEIQAYDPEHWVWARDRARLS